CAGGCAAATGCGTGACGAACGTCGACCGCTTGTAAAAAACGGTTTTGAGTGGCGGCCTGGACATCAGCCCTGCCCTCCGGCTTGGGATTTCTTGTTCTGCGCCACCAGGCTCTCCTCCTCGGCCACCTTGTCGAGGAAGACCGCGAAAATCCGTTGCAATCGCTGGCGTTGCTGGTTGAGCCACCAAACCAGAAACGGCAGTCCCGCCAGAACCAGCCAAACCCACGGCCAGCGACGCGCCAACACACCGGCCACCACCAAACACCCGCCCGCCGCCACGGCGACGATCAACCTCGCCGTCAACGTCGGCACCACCTGCAATCGACATCGCAAGACTCGCCTGTTGCCGTGGCGCGATTCCATCACGGTGGTCAGCCGCAACCGGCCCAACCGATCGCCCTGGGCTTCCAGGTCATAATCACTCCACCCGGTGTCCGTGCGAATCCGCCAACCCTCCTGCTCAAGCCTCGACGTCAGCCTCCCAAGAAAACCCACCCGGTCAAAATCATTTGCGGAATGATAGCAAACTTCGTCCAACCCCGGCTCCGCCTGCCCGCGCGCCATGCTCTCAAAACTGTCCACCGCGCTCGGAGGCAGTCTTTGCTGAAGGTCGAGCCGGCCGCGATATCGCGCCCACCCTCGCACGATCGGCTGCAACAGGTAGAGGAGAGCAATGAGTGGACGGGACCATAATCGCCTTCGGGAACGAGGGACAGCCGCCTGCGCCCCGGCCACCACACACAACACCCCCACCATCACCAGATTGGTCACCGCCACCGGCCACAGGAACGGCAACGGAAATGAAACCACGACGAGCGGCAAGCTCACCAGCGCGTGATACTCGATGCTGGTGAACATCAGGAACAAACCGGACGGCCCAGGCCTGTAAATAGCCTGGAACATCCCCGTTCCAAACAGTCCATGATAAATCATGGCCGGTCGAAACAGCAGGCTCAGCTTCGCCGGCGAGTAAATCGTGCCCCGCCACAAATGACCCCCGATGGCATTGAAGTATTCCGGATGCCGATGAACGAGCAAGGCCTCCGCCTCTCCATATCCCCGCTGCTGCCGCAAATACTCCCCCACCGTGGAACGCCGATAATGCCAGACGAAACCGCCGGGACTGAACCCGATGCGGAATCCACGCTGCTGCAAACGCCAGCACAAATCCACGTCATCCCCCGCTTTCCGAAACACCGGGTCGAAACCTCCCACCTCCAGCAAAGCCCAACGGTAAAAAACCATGTTGCAGCCGGGGATATGCTCCGCCTCCCGATCGGTCAGCATCACGTGCGCGGGCCCGCCCGGCGAAACCATGACCGCCGCGGCCACCCACGAATCATCGGGCGGCAGGAAATTATGCCCACCCATGCCGGTAAAATCCCCCCGCAACAAATCCCCCACCACAAAATGCAGCCAATCCTCATCCGCCCGGCAATCCGCGTCCGTAAAGGCGACAAGCTCACCCTGGGCCGCGGCGATCCCCGTGTTCCGCGCCGCCGATAATCCGCGATTTTCAGCGTGAGGAACATAACGCACGTCCGGAAACTCTGTGGCAATCCGCGCGGTCTCGTCACGCGATCCGTCATCGACCAGGATCACCTCGTAATCCGGGTAATGCAGCTTCCGCAGCGACGCCAGACACGCCCTCAGCGTCGCCGCCCCTTGATAACTGGCCACCACGACGGACACCTTCGGGCTGCGCGGCAAAGGAAACCTGGGCGCCAGGCCGAACGACCTCGTCACCGCGCCAAAGGCCGGCTTCAGCTCGCGATTCGACCGGGTCAGCCCAAAGGCCCAGTCCGCCACTTCCACCCCATCCTTGTGCCATTCATCCGTGAAACTGAAAACAATCACG
The Verrucomicrobiota bacterium DNA segment above includes these coding regions:
- a CDS encoding glycosyltransferase gives rise to the protein MSFGPARPPRVTVDGKGFRVGPAKFFVKGVTYGPFRPNGSGQPFPEPEEARRDFEGLRRLGANVLRVYHVPPRWFLDLAETQGFRLLIDIPWNKEACFLDDPRLQREAREAARRAAEQCARHHAVFAFSVVNEIPADIVRWSGQRAVERFIDELIDEIKRVDPEALCTFGNFPTTEFLSPGGADFRCFNLYLHHQRSWEAYVGRLQMLADARPLLLGEIGIDSIREGEDAQAEILSWQVEAAFRAGTAGVIVFSFTDEWHKDGVEVADWAFGLTRSNRELKPAFGAVTRSFGLAPRFPLPRSPKVSVVVASYQGAATLRACLASLRKLHYPDYEVILVDDGSRDETARIATEFPDVRYVPHAENRGLSAARNTGIAAAQGELVAFTDADCRADEDWLHFVVGDLLRGDFTGMGGHNFLPPDDSWVAAAVMVSPGGPAHVMLTDREAEHIPGCNMVFYRWALLEVGGFDPVFRKAGDDVDLCWRLQQRGFRIGFSPGGFVWHYRRSTVGEYLRQQRGYGEAEALLVHRHPEYFNAIGGHLWRGTIYSPAKLSLLFRPAMIYHGLFGTGMFQAIYRPGPSGLFLMFTSIEYHALVSLPLVVVSFPLPFLWPVAVTNLVMVGVLCVVAGAQAAVPRSRRRLWSRPLIALLYLLQPIVRGWARYRGRLDLQQRLPPSAVDSFESMARGQAEPGLDEVCYHSANDFDRVGFLGRLTSRLEQEGWRIRTDTGWSDYDLEAQGDRLGRLRLTTVMESRHGNRRVLRCRLQVVPTLTARLIVAVAAGGCLVVAGVLARRWPWVWLVLAGLPFLVWWLNQQRQRLQRIFAVFLDKVAEEESLVAQNKKSQAGGQG